TTTCACATACTATAAGAAAGGATGGAACGTATTATGCTAACCTTCGTATTAGCCTTGTCTCCTATTTTATGGCTCATCGTTTCTCTGGGATTTCTCAAAATGCAAAGTTTTAAGGCCTGTCCTATTGCCTTGCTCCTCTCCTTTGCCGTAGCGCTTTGGTATTATCATCTGCCGGCGCTCCATGCCGGCACGGCGGCTTTAGAAGGCGTCGCATTAGCTTGCTGGCCTATCTTATTAGTCATCATCGCCGCTATTTTTACATATAATTTGACGTTATATACAAAATCCATGGACATTGTAAAACACATGCTGACGACGGTAAGCAAAGACCAGCGCGTCCTGGCGCTGCTCATCGGCTGGGGATTCGGCGCGTTCATGGAAGGCATGGCCGGTTTCGGCACGGCTATTGCCATTCCGGCCAGCATGCTCGTCGCCATGGGCTTCAATCCTGTAAAGGCTATTTTGCTCTGCCTGATTGCCAATTCTGTACCGACGACATATGGTTCTATCGGCATCCCGGCCAGCACGCTGGCAAATTTGACCGGCCTGGACCCTGTCCAATTGTCTACTTACATCAGCTTGCAGCTCTTGCCTCTCAACATCATCTGTCCATTTCTCATGGTCATAATCGTCGGCGGCTCCATCAAGGCCTTAAAAGGCGTAACGCTGCTGACGCTGCTGTGCGGCTTGGGCCTGGCTGTGCCGGAACTGCTCATTTCAGCTGTTGCGGGTCCGGAGCTGGCCGTTATGATTTCATCTGTCGTCATCATGGGCATCATCGTCCTGTACTCCAAATACCGTCCTTCCCAGGATGAAACGTACCACATGGACATCCATCCGGCCCACGTACCCTTGCACGGCGGATTCTTAGCCTGCCTGCCCTTTATCCTCATCTTCGTCTTCCTTCTGCTGACTTCTAAATTCGTCCCTGTCATCAACGTTCCCTTAAGCGCTATCAAAACTTCCGTCGTCATATATACCGGCCCCGGCGCTTCTCCTTATACCTTCGTTTGGTTAGCTACGCCGGGCGTGCTTATTTTCCTGGCTGCATTTATCAGCGGATACGTGCAAAAGGCTTCGTTCAGCGAAATGTTCTTTGTGCTGCTTCAAACGATCCGCGGCCTGCGCAATACGATCATCACCATTATCGCCGTTATCGCCACGGCTAAGGTCATGGGCTACAGCGGCATGACGTCGGATATCGCCAGCACGGCCGTCGACGTAACCGGCAACTTTTATCCCTTCATCGCTCCGATTATCGGCTCTGTCGGCACCTTTATTACCGGCTCCGGCACGTCGAGCAACGTATTATTCGGCAACTTGCAGACCGATGCCGCCAAAGCTATCGGCGCCAACGCGGCCTGGCTGGCAGCGGCAAATTCTGCCGGCACATGCGTCGGCAAGATGATCTCGCCGCAAAGCATCGCCATCGCCGTAGGCGCTATTTCCCTAGTAGGAAAAGACAGCGAAATCCTCAAAGCTATTATCAAAGTATACGTTCCGTACGCCATTATTTTAGGCTGTATCGTATATTTCGGACAACTCTTTATTAGCTAACTGAACAATACAAAAAAACGCATTCGCAGCAACCGTTGCGAATGCGTTTTTTATATGGCGTCTTATCTTAGAATCTTCACCCGTTCTTCTACAGGGACTTTTTGAATCGGCTTCGGAGCTTCCAACACCTGTCCGAAGGGCATCTGGGCGATGAGCTTCCACGATTCCGGCGCATGGACGAGCTGTTTTACTTCGTCGTCAATGAGGGGATTATAATGCTGTATATTTACGCCCAATCCCAAATCAGCCAGGGCCGTCCAGACAGCAAACTGCATCATGCCGTTAGCCTGCTGGGCCCAAACGGGAAAATTATCGGCGTACGTCGGAAATTGCCGGGCCAGGTCGTCTACGATGGACGTGTCGTCAAAAAACAAGACTGTCCCATAGGCCGCGGCGAAGGAATGGATTTTTTGTTCTGTCGCGGCAAAATTGGCCGGCGGCACGATAGGACGCAGCGTATCCATCGTAATATCCCATATCCTGTCGTGCACGGCGCCGAGGGCCACGACGACCTTGCCGGACTGCATGTTGAATGCCGACGGGACCTCCCGTACCACCGTCTGAATCGTCTCTACAATCTGCCCTTCTGAAACGGGGATTTCTTTCCCCAAAGCATAATTCGTCCGTCTCTGCTTAACGGCATCTATAAAATTGGCCATGCCGATCATCTCCTATCATGATTTTCAAGCAATAATAATTATTCTTTACTATTGATTTCATCATATCATGGGAGACAGCATAAAACAATACTATGATAGTACATTTTACATGAAGATTTCTATGATTTGTCCGTTGCGGACCGGCTCGCTCCGCCGGAATGAAGCCATGCACTGCTCTGCCGTCCATTGCGGATGCTCATACGCCAGAAGGAAATTGCGTATAAACTGCGCATGAGTAAACAGGAGGATAAATTGTTCCGGACGCCGCTGCAGGAGGCTTATCGTCGTCTGAATCCGCTCCATAAGCTGCCGGTAGCTTTCGGCGCCTTCGCCGTCGACATAGTCGGGGTCCAGCTTCCGCCAATAGGCGATGACCCGGGGACGCCGCTGGGCAAAGGTCGTGCCGACGCAGGTCGCCGGCGCCAGATATACAAATTCATGAATGAAGTCCCAAATCCCCGTATGAGCCTGAGGAAACCGCCCGATCGTCGGCATCGCCGTCTGCTGGGCCCGCAAAAAAGGAGACGTGACGATTAAATCGGGAGCCGACGGGATGGCAAGAGCCAGCTCCTGGGCCTGCTGAAGCCCCTTTTCCGACAGCGGGATGGCCGCATGGTCCTGTGTCGGTTCGCCGGCATTGGCAATACTCTCGCCATGCCGGATAAGCCAAATTTTTTTCATACGTATCACCAGCCTTTTCTTGTATGTATTGTACCATGAGAAGCCATAAAATGAAACGAGCTGCCGCGACACCTCGTGCATCGCGGCAGCTCCGTCGTCACAGATAATGTACCCTAAGGATCGTCGAGTTATTTATCTGCTAATTCTTTATAGATTTCATACTTCTTCTTGGCAAATTCTTCGGCCTTGGCGAACAGTTCGTCGGCAATATCCGGGAAGGTCCGGGTCAAGGCAGCGTACCGCGTTTCACCCATGAGGTATTCGCGGAACGATTCCTTCGGTTCCTTCGAATCGAGGATGAAGGGATTCTTGCCTTCTTTTTCCAGCGCGGGGTTGTACCGATACAGGTGCCAGTACCCACAGTCTACGGCCCGCTTCATTTCTTCCTGGGCGTTGCCCATGCCGCCGCGGATGCCGTGATTGATGCACGGCGAGTAGGCGATGATGATGGAAGGACCGTCGTAGGCTTCCGCTTCCTTGATGGCCTTGATAAGCTGGTTCGGATCAGCGCCGAGAGCGACCTGGGCGACGTAGATATGGCCGTACGTCATGAGCAGGCGTCCCAGATCCTTCTTGTTGAACTTGCGGCCCGACGCGGCGAACTGCGCCACTGCGCCGACAGGCGTCGCCTTGGACGACTGGCCGCCCGTATTGGAATATACTTCCGTGTCGACGAGCATGACGTTCAGGTTGGCGTTCATAGCCATGACGTGATCCAAGCCGCCGTAGCCGATGTCGTAGGCCCAGCCGTCGCCGCCGTACATCCAAATCGTCTTTTTGATGATATGTTCTTTATGGGATAAGATGTATTTCTGCAAATCGGCAGCTTCGCCGGTCAGTTCAGCTTCGCTCAGCGCTTTAATATATGCGCGGCTGATGCCTTCCGTGACTTCGCCTTCGTTTGCAACACCGATGGAGTCGAGCCATGCCTGAATCGCGTCGTGCAGCGCGCCGTCCGTCAGCGGCAAAAGCTGTTCCGATTTGATGCGGATATCGTCGCGCTG
This region of Megasphaera stantonii genomic DNA includes:
- a CDS encoding L-lactate permease; this encodes MLTFVLALSPILWLIVSLGFLKMQSFKACPIALLLSFAVALWYYHLPALHAGTAALEGVALACWPILLVIIAAIFTYNLTLYTKSMDIVKHMLTTVSKDQRVLALLIGWGFGAFMEGMAGFGTAIAIPASMLVAMGFNPVKAILLCLIANSVPTTYGSIGIPASTLANLTGLDPVQLSTYISLQLLPLNIICPFLMVIIVGGSIKALKGVTLLTLLCGLGLAVPELLISAVAGPELAVMISSVVIMGIIVLYSKYRPSQDETYHMDIHPAHVPLHGGFLACLPFILIFVFLLLTSKFVPVINVPLSAIKTSVVIYTGPGASPYTFVWLATPGVLIFLAAFISGYVQKASFSEMFFVLLQTIRGLRNTIITIIAVIATAKVMGYSGMTSDIASTAVDVTGNFYPFIAPIIGSVGTFITGSGTSSNVLFGNLQTDAAKAIGANAAWLAAANSAGTCVGKMISPQSIAIAVGAISLVGKDSEILKAIIKVYVPYAIILGCIVYFGQLFIS
- a CDS encoding histidine phosphatase family protein is translated as MKKIWLIRHGESIANAGEPTQDHAAIPLSEKGLQQAQELALAIPSAPDLIVTSPFLRAQQTAMPTIGRFPQAHTGIWDFIHEFVYLAPATCVGTTFAQRRPRVIAYWRKLDPDYVDGEGAESYRQLMERIQTTISLLQRRPEQFILLFTHAQFIRNFLLAYEHPQWTAEQCMASFRRSEPVRNGQIIEIFM
- a CDS encoding nitroreductase family protein, translating into MANFIDAVKQRRTNYALGKEIPVSEGQIVETIQTVVREVPSAFNMQSGKVVVALGAVHDRIWDITMDTLRPIVPPANFAATEQKIHSFAAAYGTVLFFDDTSIVDDLARQFPTYADNFPVWAQQANGMMQFAVWTALADLGLGVNIQHYNPLIDDEVKQLVHAPESWKLIAQMPFGQVLEAPKPIQKVPVEERVKILR